In Methanooceanicella nereidis, one genomic interval encodes:
- a CDS encoding winged helix-turn-helix transcriptional regulator, whose product MKIDLKLVAVSILVLSAIIIASVFLLPLSKGPGDYVVKPAGDIGISPEMTDAASVSYLDLPLWIKIAAIADGLLIVLGAIGLAPVIINRMQNVLANRNRQIIFNYVVSNPGCTPSEITSSRNMKNGTVKYHIQMLEQEGKIILQKMGKFTRIYRNSMGMDESEKVITSHLRNDTSRSMLQAILDEPGITNQKLSEKFGLDKSTVHWYIQKFIADNIVEAEQDGKFKKYFINTGSKEVLRKFIPLNYQCPGMMKE is encoded by the coding sequence ATGAAGATCGATCTGAAGCTTGTGGCAGTGTCAATACTGGTGCTTAGCGCGATAATCATTGCTTCAGTGTTTTTATTACCTCTCTCAAAAGGCCCCGGCGATTACGTGGTCAAGCCGGCCGGAGATATCGGTATCTCTCCAGAAATGACGGACGCCGCTTCCGTATCCTACCTTGACCTTCCGCTGTGGATAAAGATCGCCGCGATAGCGGACGGCCTGCTCATAGTGCTCGGCGCCATAGGCCTGGCCCCTGTCATTATAAACAGGATGCAGAACGTCCTGGCCAACAGGAACAGGCAGATCATCTTTAATTATGTGGTGAGTAACCCGGGATGCACTCCTTCGGAGATCACATCGTCCCGGAACATGAAGAACGGCACAGTAAAATATCATATCCAGATGCTCGAGCAGGAAGGCAAGATCATCCTTCAAAAAATGGGCAAGTTCACCCGCATCTACCGGAACTCCATGGGCATGGACGAAAGCGAAAAAGTGATAACGTCACATCTCAGGAACGATACCAGCCGGTCCATGCTGCAGGCCATTCTGGACGAGCCGGGCATCACGAACCAGAAGCTTTCGGAAAAGTTCGGGCTGGACAAGAGCACTGTCCACTGGTATATACAAAAGTTCATCGCCGATAACATTGTAGAGGCGGAGCAGGACGGGAAGTTCAAAAAATACTTTATTAATACGGGCTCGAAAGAAGTGCTAAGAAAGTTCATACCGCTGAATTACCAGTGTCCTGGTATGATGAAGGAATAA
- a CDS encoding ABC transporter ATP-binding protein codes for MIRTENLTKIYDGVRAVDSLSLEVKEGEVFGFLGPNGAGKTTAIGMMVGLIEPAEGKCLINGVDVIKNPLDAKRMTGYLPDGVGFYAHLSARQNLKYFSKFYDMESGDADRRIAELLDYVGLAGVEKPAGSFSRGMRQRLGLAQALLNDPEIIFMDEPTNGLDPQGVMQFRHAINDLARKGKTIFFSSHIMEEVQQVCNTIGIITKGKLIASGTIEDVKRKMSGSDRYTILIKVAGDMPKLADTRIMDAVYNNGSAVIESSIDIRDDISTELYGKGVRIREQRLVERSLEDVFLETVYGGA; via the coding sequence ATGATAAGGACAGAGAACCTGACAAAAATTTACGATGGCGTCAGGGCCGTGGACTCACTCTCCCTTGAAGTGAAAGAGGGAGAGGTATTCGGGTTCCTGGGCCCCAACGGCGCCGGAAAAACGACGGCTATCGGCATGATGGTCGGATTGATAGAGCCCGCGGAGGGGAAATGTCTCATCAATGGCGTCGACGTGATCAAGAACCCGCTCGACGCAAAGAGGATGACAGGATACCTCCCCGACGGAGTAGGCTTTTATGCTCACCTTAGCGCAAGGCAGAACCTGAAATATTTCTCGAAGTTCTATGATATGGAAAGCGGGGATGCTGACAGGCGTATTGCCGAGCTTCTGGACTATGTAGGGCTCGCCGGAGTGGAGAAGCCCGCAGGAAGCTTTTCCAGAGGCATGAGGCAGAGGCTTGGACTGGCTCAGGCGCTTTTGAACGACCCCGAGATAATATTCATGGACGAGCCGACCAACGGCCTGGACCCGCAGGGCGTGATGCAGTTCAGGCACGCGATAAACGATCTTGCGAGGAAGGGCAAGACGATATTTTTCTCATCCCATATCATGGAAGAGGTGCAGCAGGTATGTAATACGATAGGCATCATCACCAAAGGGAAACTGATTGCGAGCGGCACGATCGAAGATGTAAAGAGGAAGATGAGCGGCAGCGACAGGTACACCATCCTGATCAAAGTGGCCGGCGACATGCCAAAGCTTGCCGACACAAGGATCATGGACGCCGTATACAATAACGGAAGCGCGGTCATAGAATCTTCTATAGACATCAGGGATGACATATCGACAGAGCTTTACGGGAAAGGTGTCAGGATACGCGAGCAAAGGCTGGTCGAAAGGTCTCTTGAGGACGTGTTCCTGGAAACGGTATACGGAGGAGCGTAA
- a CDS encoding ABC transporter permease, with the protein MKKELIVAKKEFNDHLTSKRFLVILGALILLSIVGIISGITEYNSQLDDYRANMQGASQIMMGPQQTQMPTVLLVFQSINDYFLIIGLALAVSMGFDVISREKEDGSLKSLLTHPVYRDSIINGKTIGSVSMLTVVLAAMFLMTIAFMLFCGLVPTGDDMVRIGMYFVMTLLYCVTFFSISLVMSTWAKNSAMSVAYTLGVLLFVVLLPMLSFNIVGLAMGEEPDMLVVSTDAQSANSQDIRINSGNPGNSTRQMMTISPEYTSYWETRNQITGIINMISPVNNFQCISEVLLEKLKSPISTIAGSNVRVNFQTYGRLPSSEIYATDSLSSVIVNIISLIVISIVALAASYVKFMRADVR; encoded by the coding sequence ATGAAAAAAGAACTTATCGTAGCTAAGAAAGAGTTTAACGATCATCTTACCAGCAAGCGCTTTTTAGTCATCCTGGGTGCCCTTATATTACTGTCCATCGTCGGCATAATCTCGGGGATAACCGAATACAACTCCCAGCTAGATGATTACAGGGCGAATATGCAGGGAGCGTCGCAGATAATGATGGGCCCGCAGCAAACTCAAATGCCCACCGTGCTCCTTGTATTTCAGAGCATCAACGACTACTTCCTTATCATAGGATTGGCGCTTGCCGTATCCATGGGATTTGACGTCATATCGCGGGAAAAAGAGGACGGCTCGTTAAAATCGTTATTGACGCATCCCGTGTACAGGGATTCTATCATTAACGGAAAGACCATCGGCTCTGTATCGATGCTTACCGTGGTGCTTGCAGCAATGTTCCTCATGACCATCGCGTTCATGCTGTTCTGCGGCCTTGTTCCGACGGGCGATGACATGGTAAGGATAGGCATGTATTTCGTCATGACCTTGCTGTACTGCGTCACGTTCTTCTCGATATCCCTTGTGATGTCTACGTGGGCTAAAAACTCGGCCATGTCAGTAGCATACACTCTTGGCGTACTGCTTTTCGTAGTATTGCTGCCCATGCTGTCGTTCAACATTGTCGGACTGGCGATGGGAGAGGAGCCGGATATGCTGGTAGTGTCAACAGATGCTCAATCCGCGAACTCCCAGGACATCAGGATCAACTCTGGCAATCCCGGTAACTCCACCAGGCAAATGATGACGATCAGCCCGGAATATACGTCCTACTGGGAGACAAGAAACCAGATAACGGGCATTATCAACATGATATCGCCCGTGAACAACTTCCAGTGTATATCCGAAGTATTGTTAGAAAAACTCAAATCGCCTATCAGCACTATTGCCGGATCTAACGTCCGGGTCAACTTCCAGACTTACGGCAGACTGCCGTCCAGCGAGATATATGCGACGGATTCGCTGTCATCGGTGATCGTTAACATAATATCGCTGATAGTGATCTCAATAGTGGCATTAGCGGCATCCTATGTTAAGTTCATGAGGGCGGATGTAAGATGA
- a CDS encoding COG1470 family protein encodes MKNSRIILPLLMLLLTASAIPASADSGYQTVYSNWVNSGEIVQANGCYVNITVAGPGYVHAVVKSPEYPDGDVTISTGNSYYYYGVIKIYVVEVDESIGRALVDISKPVDSVETSGTTLTCDVPGQLALGGDSISFPIIIKNDNGDDKTYTLSSSSDAGWETGFMYGDKGIYKIYVPQGQSKTVNLVVETTASSDIGEKKVTAKVDSLSIDLYVYITSVNQTTEISSRYSSKISSIGEKSLYELSIKNIQSTENSYGLSVDGLPENWYYRFKESSTSTDEMAEVIVPADSVKTIILEIVPPYSVTEGEYNFTAKIETPDGVTIEKDLTLKLKSSVGMTVTSSKLAYDSKPGETFSIDVYVTNDGTGGTLTNVNPEVTAPDGWVINCYPEMISTIKAGETQKFTISVQSPGNIVASDYEVDIDVNSDQVMKEKTYRITIATESYIPYIGGAIIIMVLAGLVLVFRKYGRR; translated from the coding sequence ATGAAAAACAGTAGGATCATCCTGCCGCTATTGATGCTGTTGCTGACGGCCTCCGCGATCCCTGCGTCTGCGGACAGCGGGTACCAGACAGTTTACTCGAACTGGGTGAACAGCGGAGAGATAGTACAGGCGAACGGATGCTATGTCAATATTACAGTAGCAGGCCCGGGATATGTTCATGCGGTGGTAAAGAGCCCGGAATACCCTGACGGCGATGTGACAATATCGACAGGCAACTCGTACTACTATTACGGTGTGATCAAGATCTACGTGGTGGAAGTGGACGAGTCAATAGGTCGTGCCCTTGTGGACATCTCCAAACCTGTCGATTCGGTAGAGACCTCAGGCACCACGCTGACCTGTGATGTCCCCGGACAGTTAGCGCTGGGCGGTGACAGCATATCTTTCCCCATCATCATAAAGAACGATAACGGGGATGATAAGACATATACCCTTTCGTCTTCAAGCGATGCGGGCTGGGAGACAGGCTTCATGTACGGGGATAAGGGTATTTACAAGATATATGTCCCTCAAGGCCAGTCGAAGACCGTTAACCTCGTGGTGGAAACAACGGCCAGCAGCGACATAGGAGAAAAGAAGGTCACCGCAAAAGTTGACAGCCTGAGTATTGACCTCTATGTATATATCACGAGCGTGAACCAGACCACAGAGATATCTTCCAGGTATAGCTCGAAAATTTCGTCCATAGGGGAGAAAAGCCTGTACGAGCTGAGCATTAAGAATATCCAGTCAACGGAGAACAGTTACGGCCTCTCTGTGGACGGGCTTCCTGAGAACTGGTATTACAGGTTCAAGGAATCCTCGACGAGCACTGATGAGATGGCCGAGGTCATCGTACCGGCTGATTCAGTAAAGACCATCATTCTGGAGATAGTCCCGCCTTACAGCGTTACTGAGGGAGAGTATAACTTTACGGCAAAAATCGAGACACCTGATGGTGTCACTATAGAAAAAGACCTGACGTTAAAGCTGAAGAGCAGCGTCGGCATGACCGTGACAAGCTCAAAGCTCGCCTATGATTCAAAGCCGGGCGAAACATTCAGCATCGACGTGTACGTCACGAACGACGGCACGGGCGGAACTCTGACTAACGTCAATCCGGAAGTGACCGCTCCTGACGGATGGGTCATAAATTGCTATCCGGAAATGATCAGCACTATCAAAGCAGGCGAGACGCAAAAGTTCACGATAAGCGTCCAGTCGCCGGGCAATATCGTCGCCAGCGACTATGAAGTAGATATAGATGTGAACAGTGATCAGGTCATGAAAGAAAAGACCTACAGGATCACGATCGCGACCGAGTCCTACATACCGTACATTGGCGGCGCGATCATTATAATGGTGCTGGCAGGGCTTGTCCTGGTGTTCAGGAAATACGGGCGCAGATAA
- the trpA gene encoding tryptophan synthase subunit alpha, translating into MRLKEKFETLKSRHEGALISYITLGDPSPEESLMIAQSLIDSGNVDVLELGVPFSDPIADGPVIQAAVDRALKAGMNTDKAFEIVERLDKKVPIVYLTYYNIVLQYGVGRFIKECARTGVAGLIIADLPYEESGDVRALCKSEVVDYINIVTPNTSPERMSMILDNASGFVYLVSTMGVTGARESISKSIKQTLDLTIKCSNGIPVAVGFGISRPEQVQSIIGMGADGAIVGSAIVDRIGKGSTMGDIIDFLKGLKSGTSPLKAMTVSKK; encoded by the coding sequence ATGAGGCTAAAAGAAAAATTCGAGACTCTCAAGAGCAGGCATGAGGGAGCCCTGATATCTTACATCACGTTAGGCGATCCTTCTCCCGAAGAATCTTTAATGATAGCCCAATCCTTGATAGATTCGGGCAATGTGGACGTGCTTGAGCTGGGCGTCCCGTTCTCGGACCCGATAGCGGACGGCCCCGTGATACAGGCTGCCGTAGACCGGGCATTGAAAGCGGGCATGAACACGGATAAGGCGTTCGAGATAGTCGAAAGGCTGGATAAAAAGGTCCCGATAGTGTATCTCACCTATTACAATATCGTGCTGCAGTATGGTGTCGGGCGTTTCATTAAAGAATGCGCAAGGACCGGGGTCGCGGGACTGATAATAGCCGACCTGCCATATGAAGAAAGCGGCGATGTCAGGGCACTATGTAAGTCTGAAGTCGTGGACTATATCAACATCGTGACGCCGAATACTTCCCCTGAAAGGATGTCGATGATACTGGATAACGCATCAGGTTTCGTTTATCTGGTATCGACTATGGGAGTGACAGGGGCAAGGGAAAGTATCTCAAAGAGCATTAAGCAGACACTTGATCTTACAATAAAATGTTCTAACGGCATACCCGTTGCCGTAGGCTTCGGCATTTCCCGGCCCGAACAAGTACAGTCAATTATCGGCATGGGGGCCGACGGGGCTATAGTCGGTAGCGCGATCGTGGACCGTATCGGAAAGGGATCAACAATGGGTGATATAATCGATTTCTTAAAAGGCCTTAAATCGGGCACCAGCCCGTTAAAAGCAATGACAGTGAGCAAGAAATGA
- the trpB gene encoding tryptophan synthase subunit beta: MLQTGRYGEYGGMYVPEMLVPALKDVDEGYQRYRNDPGFRAELENYLKEFVGRPTPLTLARNMSEKYGLKLYLKREDQAFTGAHKINNTIGQALLAKKMGKRRLIAETGAGQHGVATATAARALGMKCTIFMGEVDIARQKMNVFRMRLLGAEVVAVKNGTRTLKDAISEAMRHWVTCLDDTHYLFGTAYGPHPFPAMVKDFQSVIGKEARAQILEREGKLPSCIVACIGGGSNAIGIFSGFLKDENVRLVGVEAGGCGIESGKHAARFQTGTKGVLHGSYTYVLQDKYGQIQDTHSVSAGLDYAAVGPEHALLRDVGRAEYSYATDDEALFAFQELGMVEGILPALESSHAVAWAIKNSKGFEKNDTVIVNLSGRGDKDVETVAKQMGVSI; this comes from the coding sequence ATGCTGCAGACAGGAAGATACGGGGAATACGGGGGCATGTATGTCCCGGAGATGCTTGTGCCGGCATTGAAAGACGTGGATGAAGGATACCAAAGGTACCGGAACGACCCCGGTTTCAGGGCCGAGCTTGAAAATTATCTAAAAGAGTTCGTTGGCAGGCCCACACCGCTCACGCTCGCAAGGAACATGAGCGAGAAGTATGGGCTTAAGTTATATCTCAAGCGCGAGGACCAGGCATTCACCGGCGCCCACAAGATCAATAATACGATCGGACAGGCGCTTCTTGCTAAAAAGATGGGTAAGAGGAGGCTGATAGCGGAGACAGGCGCAGGCCAGCATGGAGTGGCTACCGCGACCGCTGCCAGGGCTCTCGGGATGAAGTGTACGATATTCATGGGCGAAGTCGATATCGCAAGGCAGAAGATGAACGTGTTCAGGATGCGTTTGTTGGGCGCGGAGGTCGTCGCTGTGAAGAACGGCACGCGCACACTGAAGGATGCCATAAGCGAAGCCATGCGCCACTGGGTCACCTGTCTCGATGACACTCATTACCTGTTCGGTACCGCCTACGGGCCACACCCGTTCCCTGCCATGGTAAAGGATTTCCAGAGCGTTATCGGGAAAGAAGCGAGAGCTCAAATACTTGAGCGCGAGGGAAAGCTACCTTCGTGCATCGTCGCATGCATCGGCGGAGGCAGCAATGCGATAGGGATATTCTCCGGTTTCCTGAAGGATGAGAATGTGCGCCTTGTGGGCGTGGAAGCCGGCGGCTGCGGGATAGAGTCCGGCAAGCACGCGGCGCGGTTCCAGACCGGCACAAAAGGCGTGCTGCATGGATCATATACGTATGTGCTTCAGGACAAATACGGCCAGATACAGGATACGCACAGCGTTTCCGCAGGGCTCGACTATGCCGCCGTAGGGCCGGAACATGCATTGTTAAGGGATGTCGGAAGGGCAGAATACAGCTATGCAACGGACGACGAAGCGCTGTTCGCTTTCCAGGAACTGGGAATGGTGGAAGGCATACTGCCGGCGCTGGAGTCCTCACATGCGGTCGCATGGGCGATAAAGAACAGCAAAGGGTTTGAGAAAAACGACACAGTTATAGTCAACCTGTCGGGAAGAGGAGATAAGGACGTCGAGACAGTGGCGAAGCAAATGGGGGTCTCCATATGA
- a CDS encoding phosphoribosylanthranilate isomerase → MTRVKICGVTSVEDAVSCAMAGADAVGMLVNVKVSPRRITVEKAREITRRLPPFITPVIVMMPSSHEEVIDAALRIRPGAIQLHGNESPETLLRIRQALPGIRLIKTIHVGEGAEVERSLSYKGSADAILLDTASPAKGGSGATHDWSISGEIVSALSMPVILAGGLSPSNVGNAIRSVRPFAVDVSSGVEMKGQKSFIKDIDLVRDFIIGAREA, encoded by the coding sequence ATGACCAGGGTAAAGATATGCGGTGTCACCAGCGTTGAGGACGCCGTAAGCTGCGCGATGGCCGGAGCCGACGCAGTGGGAATGCTCGTCAACGTTAAAGTCTCCCCCCGCCGCATAACGGTAGAGAAAGCGAGGGAAATAACGAGAAGGCTTCCGCCGTTCATCACGCCGGTCATCGTGATGATGCCTTCGTCCCATGAGGAAGTGATCGACGCCGCGCTGAGGATCAGGCCGGGCGCCATACAGCTTCACGGGAACGAGTCTCCGGAAACGCTCTTGAGAATAAGACAGGCGCTTCCGGGAATTCGCCTGATAAAGACCATACATGTGGGCGAAGGCGCCGAGGTAGAAAGGTCGCTTTCATACAAGGGTTCTGCCGACGCAATCCTTTTGGACACGGCATCACCCGCTAAAGGCGGAAGCGGGGCAACACATGACTGGTCGATATCCGGAGAGATAGTCTCCGCACTATCGATGCCGGTGATCCTTGCCGGCGGATTGTCGCCGTCGAACGTAGGGAATGCGATACGGTCAGTAAGGCCGTTCGCCGTGGACGTATCAAGTGGAGTGGAAATGAAGGGGCAAAAGAGCTTTATAAAAGATATTGACCTGGTCAGGGACTTTATCATCGGTGCAAGGGAGGCCTGA
- the trpD gene encoding anthranilate phosphoribosyltransferase, with protein sequence MREYIQKLVAGKDLTSGEAEDAMRRIMSGEATQAQIGSFLTAMSLKGGSASEIASFARVMREFAHRIEPKVRGRLVDMCGTGGDAIKTFNISTIASFVVAGAGVPVAKHGNRSVTSKSGSADLLEALGAKIDMPPEKVRANIEEIGFGFMFAPLFHSAMKHAIGPRKEIGIRTVFNVLGPLTNPASAKAQVMGVYDEELLPLIAKVLSDLGVEKALVVHGVGGLDEVSTIGPTRICEVTDGKLEIYSIHPSDFRIREVKVIDLQGGDPYSNCLITRDILQEKKKGPKRDVVLLNAACGIYVGGKAGSIEDALELASESIDSGRAFEIMNAYLKSSRLAEAYA encoded by the coding sequence ATGAGGGAATACATCCAAAAACTCGTGGCCGGAAAAGATCTTACATCAGGGGAAGCAGAGGACGCGATGAGGAGAATAATGTCTGGTGAGGCCACCCAGGCGCAGATAGGCAGTTTCCTTACGGCGATGAGCCTGAAAGGCGGGTCCGCATCCGAGATCGCTTCGTTCGCCCGGGTCATGAGGGAGTTCGCCCATCGCATCGAGCCTAAAGTGCGAGGAAGGTTAGTCGACATGTGCGGCACAGGCGGCGACGCCATAAAGACGTTCAATATCAGCACAATAGCGTCTTTCGTAGTGGCAGGGGCTGGCGTGCCTGTGGCTAAACACGGTAACCGCTCGGTGACTTCTAAATCGGGAAGCGCTGACCTGCTGGAAGCCCTTGGTGCAAAGATAGACATGCCGCCGGAAAAGGTCAGGGCCAACATAGAGGAGATCGGCTTTGGCTTCATGTTCGCCCCATTATTTCATTCGGCCATGAAACATGCCATCGGGCCCAGAAAAGAGATCGGGATAAGGACCGTGTTCAACGTTCTGGGCCCTCTCACTAATCCTGCTTCTGCAAAGGCGCAGGTCATGGGAGTATACGATGAAGAGCTTTTACCGCTCATCGCAAAAGTCCTGTCGGACCTGGGTGTCGAAAAAGCACTTGTGGTGCATGGTGTGGGCGGGCTGGACGAGGTCTCTACTATCGGGCCGACCAGGATATGCGAGGTCACTGACGGAAAGCTAGAGATATACAGCATCCACCCGTCCGATTTCCGCATACGGGAGGTAAAAGTCATAGACCTGCAGGGAGGCGATCCATATTCGAACTGCCTGATAACCCGCGATATACTACAAGAAAAGAAGAAAGGCCCGAAGAGAGACGTGGTATTATTGAACGCGGCATGCGGCATATATGTCGGCGGAAAGGCAGGTTCGATAGAGGACGCGCTTGAACTGGCATCGGAGTCTATAGACTCAGGGCGAGCATTTGAAATAATGAATGCCTACCTAAAAAGTTCCCGGCTTGCGGAGGCATACGCATGA
- a CDS encoding anthranilate synthase component II, which translates to MKVVIIDNIDSFVYNLYQYVGELGCEPEVVPNTAGPEEIASLSPDRIIISPGPGKPEDAGRCVDIIRTMGKKIPIMGVCLGHQCIGIAFGGTVSRASAPMHGKPSRIEHDGESIYSGLKEPIVAARYHSLTIKKSGLPECLKVTATSPDGEIMGVRHRDYPIEGVQFHPESVLTENGKALLKNFLFGASEGGSKA; encoded by the coding sequence TTGAAAGTAGTGATCATCGATAACATCGACTCATTCGTTTATAACCTGTATCAATACGTCGGGGAGCTTGGCTGCGAGCCCGAGGTCGTGCCGAATACGGCAGGCCCCGAAGAGATCGCGTCCCTGTCCCCGGACAGGATAATCATCAGTCCAGGCCCGGGAAAGCCGGAGGATGCAGGCAGGTGTGTCGACATCATCCGGACGATGGGCAAGAAAATACCGATAATGGGCGTGTGTCTGGGCCATCAGTGTATCGGCATAGCGTTCGGCGGGACGGTATCACGGGCATCTGCACCGATGCATGGTAAACCCAGCAGGATAGAGCATGACGGCGAGAGCATATACTCCGGGCTGAAAGAGCCCATTGTCGCGGCCAGGTATCATTCTCTGACCATTAAAAAGAGCGGGCTGCCCGAATGCCTCAAGGTCACTGCCACGAGCCCCGACGGTGAGATAATGGGAGTAAGACACAGAGATTATCCGATTGAGGGAGTCCAGTTCCACCCCGAATCTGTCCTCACGGAAAACGGCAAGGCACTGTTGAAAAATTTCCTTTTCGGCGCATCTGAAGGGGGCTCGAAAGCATGA
- the trpE gene encoding anthranilate synthase component I: protein MQETRFYGKHDTLSLDNIQRRRSRPSNVIPVIEAIRPEITPLEAYLKLKSPGAYSFLLESADTGGKSAKYSFIGSSGSVISIKDGEISIDGSIVENYPGGPVKLLKDIMAGFKPARPVFVHEESFYGYNPQVPVFFGGLAGYISYDFIRYVDNIGDTADDDIGCQDAELLFVKDLVVYDHEQKMTLLVSSAIDDGNDRDGQVKAAIGRIRSMKEAMKGETPRFEEHASGEQHMEVKFSTSREQFVKMVERAKEYILDGDAFQIVLSQRAEITADIDPVALYRALKEINPSPYMYFLEFGDTVIAGSSPEILAKVEDRKVTVRPIAGTRPRGATEEDDKRLEDEMKADPKELAEHVMLVDLGRNDAGKVSRFGTVVVNDYLAVEKYSHVQHIVSNVVGELQDDKDAIDVLAATFPAGTVSGAPKTRAMQIIEELEGRRRGLYAGCVGYFCFNDNADLAIAIRTILLKNGKAYVQAGAGIVTDSVPENEYVESMNKGAAMMKAIGYAIKGGK from the coding sequence ATGCAGGAGACACGTTTCTACGGAAAGCATGATACGCTTAGCTTAGATAATATACAAAGAAGGCGTTCCAGGCCTTCAAATGTCATCCCGGTGATAGAAGCCATCCGGCCCGAGATCACCCCTCTTGAGGCATATTTAAAACTTAAGAGCCCGGGAGCCTATTCATTTCTGTTAGAATCTGCCGACACAGGCGGAAAATCTGCAAAATACTCATTCATCGGCAGCAGCGGCTCTGTCATATCCATAAAGGACGGGGAGATATCTATAGACGGTTCCATCGTGGAGAACTATCCTGGAGGGCCGGTAAAACTTTTAAAGGATATAATGGCAGGCTTCAAGCCTGCAAGGCCGGTGTTCGTGCATGAGGAATCATTTTACGGTTATAACCCTCAAGTGCCCGTATTTTTCGGAGGCCTTGCAGGATATATCTCCTATGATTTTATCCGGTATGTGGATAATATCGGCGACACTGCCGACGACGACATCGGATGCCAGGACGCCGAGCTTTTATTTGTAAAAGACCTCGTCGTCTATGACCATGAGCAAAAAATGACACTGCTGGTATCCAGCGCGATCGATGACGGAAATGACCGTGACGGTCAGGTGAAAGCTGCCATAGGCAGGATAAGGTCAATGAAAGAAGCCATGAAAGGCGAGACCCCCCGATTCGAGGAACACGCTTCCGGAGAACAGCACATGGAAGTGAAGTTTTCCACTTCCCGAGAGCAGTTCGTAAAAATGGTCGAGCGCGCGAAGGAATACATACTCGACGGGGATGCATTTCAGATCGTGCTCTCGCAGCGTGCGGAGATAACGGCGGACATCGACCCTGTCGCTCTGTACAGGGCATTGAAGGAGATAAACCCGTCCCCATACATGTATTTCCTGGAGTTCGGGGATACTGTCATCGCTGGCTCAAGCCCCGAGATCCTCGCAAAGGTCGAAGACCGCAAAGTCACTGTAAGGCCGATAGCAGGGACAAGGCCGAGGGGTGCCACAGAAGAAGATGATAAACGGCTGGAGGACGAGATGAAAGCCGACCCTAAGGAGCTTGCAGAGCATGTGATGCTTGTCGACCTGGGACGTAACGACGCAGGAAAGGTATCCAGGTTTGGCACGGTCGTGGTCAACGACTATCTGGCCGTGGAAAAATACTCTCACGTGCAGCACATCGTGTCCAACGTTGTGGGCGAGCTTCAGGATGATAAGGATGCCATAGATGTGCTTGCAGCCACATTTCCAGCCGGCACAGTCTCCGGCGCCCCCAAGACCCGGGCTATGCAGATAATCGAAGAGCTGGAAGGAAGAAGGCGCGGCCTTTACGCGGGCTGCGTCGGATATTTCTGTTTTAACGATAACGCCGACCTTGCCATCGCCATACGCACGATCCTCCTGAAGAACGGAAAGGCCTATGTTCAGGCAGGGGCCGGCATTGTCACGGACTCCGTTCCGGAGAACGAGTACGTAGAATCGATGAACAAAGGGGCGGCGATGATGAAAGCCATAGGGTATGCCATTAAAGGAGGCAAATAA